One region of Pseudomonas alvandae genomic DNA includes:
- a CDS encoding DUF1302 domain-containing protein, which produces MTSANTFWRRAKLPLAVSLASSLAGPAFGVSFNIGEIEGQFDSSLSVGASWSTAKANKNLIGVNNGGHGLSQTSDDGHLNFKRGETFSKIFKGIHDLELKYGDTGVFVRGKYWYDFELKDESRPFKDISDSNRKEGAQSSGGQILDAFIYHNYAIADQPGSVRLGKQVVSWGESTFIQNGINAINPVDVSAFRRPGAEVKEGLIPVNMFYVSQSLTDNLSAEAFYQLEWDQTVTDNCGTFFSQPDVISDGCDSNLRVLRSASAIPAAAMPTLGAFGVDVDGEGTLVRRGADRDARDSGQFGVSFKYMYEPLDTEFGAYFMNYHSRAPIFSGHGAPASAYTSGPGLVGSLMAAGIPFAQAVAMAQAMVPMVVAGNSNYYVEYPEDIRLYGLSFSTTLPTGTAWSGEISYRPNAPVQLNTTDILFSGLTPLNPDVSVLPGQADTDQPGYRRKEVTQLQTTFTHFFDQVMGAERLTLVGEVGFTHVGGLESTSKARYGRDPSYGPGPLPNGQCEILNGSTLAGGAQNNASRYCENDGFTTANSWGYRGRAIWDYNDVFAGVNLRPNVAWSHDVKGYSPGPGANFEEGRKAVSLGLDAEYQNTYTASLAYTNFFDGKYTTVDDRDFVALSVGVNF; this is translated from the coding sequence ATGACCTCAGCAAACACTTTCTGGCGCCGGGCAAAATTGCCGCTGGCCGTCAGTCTTGCCTCCTCGCTCGCCGGCCCGGCTTTCGGCGTCAGCTTCAACATCGGTGAAATCGAAGGCCAGTTCGATTCGTCCCTGTCGGTCGGCGCGAGCTGGTCCACGGCCAAGGCCAACAAGAACCTGATCGGCGTCAACAATGGTGGCCATGGTTTGTCCCAGACCTCTGATGACGGTCACTTGAATTTCAAGCGTGGGGAAACCTTCTCGAAGATCTTCAAGGGTATCCATGACCTGGAGCTGAAGTACGGCGACACCGGTGTGTTTGTGCGTGGCAAGTATTGGTATGACTTTGAGCTCAAGGACGAAAGCCGTCCGTTCAAGGACATCAGCGACAGCAACCGAAAAGAAGGCGCTCAGTCTTCCGGCGGGCAGATTCTCGATGCGTTCATTTACCACAACTACGCCATTGCCGATCAGCCCGGCTCGGTGCGCCTCGGCAAGCAGGTGGTTAGTTGGGGCGAGAGCACCTTCATTCAGAACGGCATCAATGCCATCAACCCGGTCGATGTATCCGCGTTCCGTCGTCCGGGCGCCGAGGTCAAGGAAGGGCTGATCCCGGTCAATATGTTCTATGTATCCCAGAGCCTGACCGACAATTTGTCAGCTGAAGCTTTCTACCAGTTGGAGTGGGACCAGACCGTTACTGACAATTGCGGGACTTTCTTCTCGCAGCCGGACGTCATTTCCGATGGTTGTGACAGTAACCTGCGAGTGCTGAGGAGCGCGTCGGCGATTCCAGCTGCTGCGATGCCTACCTTGGGTGCGTTCGGAGTGGACGTTGATGGCGAAGGCACTTTGGTTCGTCGTGGCGCCGACCGTGATGCTCGGGACAGCGGCCAGTTTGGCGTGTCTTTCAAGTACATGTACGAGCCGCTGGATACTGAGTTTGGCGCTTATTTCATGAACTACCACAGCCGTGCGCCAATTTTCAGCGGTCATGGTGCACCCGCCAGCGCTTATACCAGCGGACCAGGGTTGGTAGGGTCGCTGATGGCCGCTGGCATTCCGTTTGCTCAAGCGGTTGCCATGGCTCAAGCCATGGTACCGATGGTGGTCGCAGGTAATTCAAACTACTACGTCGAGTATCCCGAAGATATCCGCCTGTATGGCCTGAGCTTCTCGACCACATTGCCCACAGGTACCGCATGGAGCGGCGAAATCAGCTACCGTCCGAATGCACCGGTCCAGCTCAATACCACTGACATCCTGTTTTCCGGATTAACGCCTCTGAACCCCGATGTTTCTGTACTGCCAGGACAGGCAGACACGGACCAGCCAGGCTATCGCCGCAAGGAAGTGACACAACTGCAAACCACCTTTACCCACTTCTTCGATCAGGTCATGGGCGCCGAGCGCCTGACATTGGTAGGCGAGGTCGGTTTCACTCACGTCGGTGGTCTGGAAAGCACTTCCAAGGCGCGTTATGGCCGTGATCCAAGCTATGGCCCTGGGCCATTGCCGAATGGCCAATGCGAGATATTGAACGGTTCGACCCTGGCAGGCGGAGCGCAGAACAACGCTAGTCGCTATTGCGAAAATGATGGCTTCACCACGGCAAACTCCTGGGGTTATCGCGGTCGCGCGATCTGGGACTACAACGACGTGTTCGCCGGTGTAAACCTGCGGCCGAACGTGGCTTGGTCCCATGATGTGAA
- a CDS encoding fatty acid--CoA ligase: MLQTRVIPPAEGAYQYPLLIKRLLMSGARYEKTREIIYRDQLRYSYPTLIERVARLANVLTEAGVKAGDTVAVMDWDSHRYLECMFAIPMIGAVIHTINVRLSPEQILYTMNHAEDRFVLVNSEFVGLYQAIAGHLTTVKKTLLLTDLPEKTADLPDLVGEYEQLLASASPVYDFKDFDENSVATTFYTTGTTGNPKGVYFTHRQLVLHTLGVSTIMGAIDSVRLLGTNDVYMPITPMFHVHAWGLPYVATMLGLKQVYPGRYDPEFLVELWRKEKVTFSHCVPTILQMVLNAKGAQGTDFGGWKIVIGGSALNRSLYEAAKAKGIQLTAAYGMSETGPLVSCAHLNDELMAGSEDERITYRIKAGVPGPLVEAAIVDGEGRFLPADGETQGELVLRAPWLTEGYFNEPQKGAELWSGGWLHTGDVATLDGMGFIDIRDRIKDVIKTGGEWISSLDLEDLISRHAAVREVAVVGIPDPQWGERPFALLVIREGHEIGARELKEHLKPFVELGHLSKWAIPSQIALVTEIPKTSVGKLDKKRIRVDIAEWQSNNSTFLSTL, encoded by the coding sequence ATGTTGCAGACTCGCGTAATTCCTCCAGCCGAAGGCGCCTACCAATACCCGCTGCTGATCAAGCGGTTGCTGATGTCCGGCGCGCGTTACGAGAAAACCCGCGAGATCATCTACCGCGACCAGTTGCGCTACAGCTACCCGACGCTGATCGAGCGCGTCGCGCGGCTGGCCAATGTGCTGACCGAGGCGGGGGTGAAGGCCGGCGATACCGTGGCGGTGATGGACTGGGACAGCCATCGTTACCTGGAATGCATGTTCGCGATCCCGATGATCGGCGCGGTGATCCACACCATCAACGTGCGCCTGTCGCCAGAGCAGATCCTCTACACCATGAACCACGCCGAGGACCGCTTCGTGCTGGTCAATAGTGAGTTCGTCGGGTTGTACCAGGCGATTGCCGGGCACCTGACCACGGTGAAGAAAACCTTGCTGCTGACCGACCTGCCGGAAAAAACCGCCGACCTGCCAGATCTGGTTGGCGAGTACGAGCAACTGCTGGCCAGTGCAAGCCCGGTCTACGACTTCAAGGATTTCGACGAGAACTCCGTCGCCACCACGTTCTATACCACCGGCACCACAGGCAACCCCAAGGGCGTGTATTTCACCCATCGGCAACTGGTGCTGCATACCCTGGGCGTGTCGACCATCATGGGCGCCATCGACAGCGTGCGGCTGCTGGGCACCAACGACGTGTACATGCCGATCACGCCAATGTTCCATGTCCACGCCTGGGGCCTGCCGTACGTGGCGACCATGCTGGGGCTCAAGCAGGTCTACCCCGGCCGTTACGACCCGGAGTTCCTGGTAGAGCTGTGGCGCAAGGAAAAGGTCACGTTCTCCCACTGCGTGCCGACCATCCTGCAGATGGTGCTCAACGCCAAGGGCGCCCAGGGCACCGATTTCGGCGGCTGGAAAATCGTCATTGGTGGCAGCGCCCTCAACCGCAGCCTGTACGAGGCGGCCAAAGCCAAGGGCATCCAGCTCACCGCCGCCTACGGCATGTCCGAGACCGGCCCGCTGGTGTCCTGCGCCCACCTCAACGACGAACTGATGGCCGGCAGCGAAGACGAACGCATCACCTACCGGATCAAGGCCGGCGTGCCGGGGCCGCTGGTGGAGGCGGCGATCGTCGACGGCGAGGGCCGCTTCCTGCCCGCCGACGGCGAGACCCAGGGCGAATTGGTGCTGCGCGCGCCGTGGCTCACCGAAGGTTATTTCAATGAACCACAGAAGGGCGCCGAGCTCTGGAGCGGCGGCTGGTTGCACACCGGCGATGTCGCCACCCTCGATGGCATGGGCTTCATCGACATTCGCGACCGCATCAAGGACGTGATCAAGACCGGTGGCGAGTGGATCTCCTCCCTGGACCTCGAAGACCTCATCAGCCGTCATGCGGCGGTACGTGAAGTAGCAGTGGTCGGCATTCCCGATCCGCAGTGGGGCGAGCGGCCGTTTGCCTTGCTGGTGATTCGCGAAGGGCATGAGATCGGGGCTCGCGAGCTCAAGGAACACCTCAAGCCGTTTGTCGAGCTGGGGCACCTGAGCAAGTGGGCGATCCCGAGCCAGATTGCCCTTGTTACGGAAATTCCCAAGACCAGCGTCGGCAAGCTCGACAAGAAGCGTATCCGCGTCGACATCGCCGAATGGCAAAGCAACAACAGCACCTTCCTCTCGACGCTCTGA
- a CDS encoding LysE family transporter, with protein sequence MYLAEFLTVALIHLLAVASPGPDFAVVVRESVTHGRRAGTWTALGVGTAIFLHVGYSLLGIGLIVSQSIVLFNALKWAAAAYLLYIGFKALRAQPAKASEENLHKEVGERTARGAFTAGFVTNGLNPKATLFFLSLFTVVINPHTPMAIQAGYGVYLAVATAAWFCMVAMLFSQARVRAAFARMGHWFDRTMGAVLVAIGVKLAFTEAH encoded by the coding sequence ATGTACCTCGCCGAATTCCTCACCGTTGCCCTGATCCATCTGCTGGCCGTGGCCAGTCCTGGTCCGGATTTCGCCGTGGTGGTCCGTGAAAGCGTGACCCACGGTCGTCGCGCCGGGACGTGGACAGCGTTGGGCGTCGGCACCGCGATCTTCCTGCACGTGGGATATTCGCTGCTGGGCATCGGCCTGATCGTGTCCCAATCGATCGTGCTGTTCAACGCATTGAAGTGGGCGGCCGCCGCTTACCTGTTGTACATCGGCTTCAAGGCATTGCGTGCGCAGCCGGCCAAGGCCAGCGAGGAAAACCTGCACAAGGAGGTCGGCGAACGCACCGCTCGCGGCGCGTTTACCGCCGGCTTCGTGACCAACGGCCTGAACCCCAAGGCGACGCTGTTTTTCCTGTCCCTGTTCACCGTGGTCATCAACCCCCATACCCCGATGGCGATCCAGGCCGGCTATGGCGTATACCTCGCGGTCGCCACGGCGGCCTGGTTCTGCATGGTCGCGATGCTGTTCAGCCAGGCACGGGTGCGTGCCGCTTTTGCCCGCATGGGCCACTGGTTCGACCGGACCATGGGCGCCGTGCTGGTTGCCATCGGGGTGAAGCTGGCGTTTACCGAGGCCCACTGA
- a CDS encoding 2-hydroxyacid dehydrogenase, with product MTNTARAVFLDHPSLDLGDLDLGPLRECFGELQLFAGTRQDEVTERLKGATVAITNKVVIDAAAMAANPELQLILISATGTNNVDLVAARRHGITVSNCQGYGTPSVAQHTIMLLLNLATRLADYQKAVGEGRWQQASQFCLLDYPIVELQGKTLGLLGHGELGGAVARLAEAFGMSVLLGQIPGRPARPDRLPLDQLLPRVDALTLHCPLNEHTRHFIGTRELALLKPGTFVVNTARGGLIDEQALADALRSGHLGGAATDVLSVEPPTEGNPLLAGDIPRLIVTPHNAWGSREARQRIVGQLSENAQGFFSGTARRIVS from the coding sequence ATGACCAATACCGCCCGCGCAGTTTTTCTCGATCACCCTTCCCTGGACCTCGGCGACCTCGACCTCGGCCCGTTGCGCGAATGCTTCGGCGAACTGCAACTGTTCGCCGGAACCCGCCAGGATGAGGTAACAGAGCGGCTCAAGGGCGCCACGGTGGCGATCACCAACAAGGTCGTGATCGATGCAGCCGCGATGGCCGCCAACCCCGAACTGCAACTGATCCTGATCAGCGCCACCGGCACCAACAACGTCGACCTGGTCGCGGCCCGCCGCCATGGCATTACCGTCAGCAACTGCCAGGGCTACGGCACGCCGTCGGTCGCCCAGCATACGATCATGCTGTTGCTGAACCTGGCGACGCGCCTGGCCGATTATCAAAAAGCCGTGGGCGAAGGTCGCTGGCAACAGGCTTCGCAGTTCTGCCTGCTGGATTATCCGATTGTCGAGCTGCAGGGCAAGACCCTCGGACTGCTCGGCCATGGCGAATTGGGCGGCGCCGTCGCGCGGCTGGCCGAAGCCTTTGGCATGAGCGTCTTGCTGGGACAGATTCCCGGACGCCCCGCTCGTCCCGACCGCCTGCCATTGGACCAACTGTTGCCGCGAGTGGACGCCCTGACGCTGCATTGTCCGCTCAACGAGCACACCCGTCATTTCATCGGCACGCGCGAACTGGCCTTGCTCAAACCCGGTACGTTCGTGGTCAACACCGCACGCGGCGGGCTGATCGACGAGCAAGCCTTGGCCGACGCCCTGCGCAGCGGTCACCTGGGCGGTGCGGCCACCGACGTGTTGAGCGTGGAGCCGCCCACCGAGGGCAATCCGCTGTTGGCAGGCGATATCCCCCGGTTGATCGTCACGCCCCACAACGCCTGGGGCAGCCGCGAGGCACGGCAGCGGATCGTTGGCCAACTGAGCGAAAACGCCCAGGGATTTTTCAGCGGTACAGCGCGACGGATCGTCAGTTGA
- a CDS encoding class I SAM-dependent methyltransferase has product MDPRSEVLLRQPELFQGSVLLAGLPADDLLGRLPEAHGWCWHAGDQAALDARFPERSHFGVNVPERGFDTAVVFLPKAKDLTDYILNAVAARLAGREVYLVGEKRSGIEGASKQLNPFGKPRKLDSARHCQLWQVTVANAPEAKPLESLAQTYELPLAEGPLKVISLPGVFSHGRLDRGSALLLEHLDKLPSGHLLDFGCGAGVLGAAVKRRYPHNTVTLLDVDAFAAASSRLTLAANGLEADVLTGDGIDAAPMGLNAILSNPPFHVGVHTDYHATENLLRKAAKHLKNGGELRLVANSFLKYQPLIEEHLGTCTIKAEGQGFRIYRAKRG; this is encoded by the coding sequence ATGGATCCGCGCAGTGAAGTACTGCTTCGTCAACCTGAGCTATTCCAGGGTTCGGTCCTGCTGGCTGGCCTGCCCGCCGACGATCTGCTCGGCCGCCTGCCCGAGGCCCATGGTTGGTGCTGGCACGCCGGCGATCAAGCGGCCCTGGATGCGCGCTTCCCGGAGCGCAGCCATTTTGGCGTGAACGTACCCGAGCGCGGGTTCGACACCGCCGTGGTGTTCCTGCCCAAGGCCAAGGACCTCACCGACTACATCCTCAACGCCGTGGCCGCGCGCCTGGCCGGTCGCGAGGTGTACTTGGTGGGGGAAAAACGCAGCGGCATCGAGGGGGCTTCCAAGCAGCTCAACCCATTCGGCAAGCCACGCAAGCTCGACAGCGCGCGGCACTGCCAGCTCTGGCAAGTCACCGTCGCCAACGCGCCCGAGGCCAAGCCGCTGGAAAGCCTTGCACAGACCTATGAGCTGCCGCTGGCCGAAGGTCCGCTGAAGGTCATCAGCTTGCCGGGGGTGTTCAGTCACGGGCGACTGGATCGCGGCAGTGCGCTGTTGCTGGAGCACTTGGACAAGCTGCCCAGCGGCCACCTGCTGGACTTCGGCTGCGGTGCCGGCGTGCTGGGTGCCGCAGTGAAGCGTCGCTACCCGCACAACACCGTGACATTGCTGGATGTGGATGCCTTCGCCGCCGCCAGCAGTCGCCTGACCTTGGCCGCCAACGGCCTGGAAGCCGACGTGCTGACCGGTGACGGGATCGACGCCGCGCCCATGGGCCTGAACGCGATCCTGAGCAATCCGCCGTTCCATGTCGGGGTGCACACCGATTATCACGCGACGGAAAACCTGCTGCGAAAAGCCGCCAAACATCTGAAAAATGGCGGCGAACTGCGGTTGGTCGCCAACAGTTTCCTCAAATACCAGCCGCTGATCGAAGAGCACCTCGGCACGTGCACCATCAAGGCCGAAGGCCAGGGTTTTCGCATCTACCGGGCCAAGCGCGGCTGA
- a CDS encoding TMEM165/GDT1 family protein — protein MLDSLLVPTAIVALAEIGDKTQLLALILAARFRKPWPIIAGIVAATLANHAAAGAVGAWVSGFFSDSVLHWILAASFAATALWTLVPDKLDDEEANTARRFGPFLTTLIAFFLAEIGDKTQIATVMLAAQYPELWLVIIGTTVGMLIANVPVVLAGNFAAEKLPLALIRRLAASAFFILAIVAVYKAMQSSGWV, from the coding sequence ATGCTGGACTCTCTACTCGTACCTACCGCCATCGTTGCGCTGGCCGAAATCGGCGACAAGACGCAACTGCTCGCGCTGATCCTTGCCGCTCGCTTTCGCAAACCCTGGCCGATCATCGCCGGCATCGTCGCCGCGACCCTGGCCAACCACGCGGCAGCGGGCGCGGTGGGTGCCTGGGTCAGTGGGTTCTTCTCCGACTCGGTGTTGCATTGGATATTGGCGGCAAGCTTCGCGGCCACGGCATTGTGGACCCTGGTCCCGGACAAGCTGGACGATGAAGAGGCCAATACGGCTCGCAGGTTCGGGCCGTTCCTGACCACGCTGATCGCGTTCTTCCTGGCGGAAATCGGCGACAAGACCCAGATCGCCACGGTGATGCTCGCCGCGCAATACCCGGAACTGTGGTTGGTGATCATTGGCACCACCGTGGGCATGTTGATTGCCAACGTGCCGGTGGTATTGGCTGGCAACTTCGCCGCCGAGAAACTGCCCCTGGCCCTCATCCGCCGCCTGGCCGCCTCGGCGTTTTTCATCCTGGCAATCGTGGCGGTATACAAGGCAATGCAGAGCAGTGGGTGGGTTTGA
- a CDS encoding M48 family metallopeptidase codes for MNKILMVSALSAGLLLAGCQSVNTTSGGAVGVERKQYMFSMLSTAEVNQMYAQSYQKTMGEAKAQGALDKTSSDAKRLQVIADRLIAQAPVFRPDSAQWNWEVNLIKSDELNANCGPGGKIMFYTGLIDQLKLTDAEIAAIMGHEIAHALREHGREAMSKAYGIEMAKQGAGAIFGLGQDSLALADTVANYGMTLPNSRGNENEADLIGLELAARAGYDPNAAITLWNKMAKASEGAPPEFMSTHPSSSSRIASLQAAIPKVMPLYQQAKK; via the coding sequence ATGAACAAGATTTTGATGGTAAGTGCGCTGAGTGCGGGTCTGCTGCTTGCCGGTTGCCAATCGGTCAACACCACCAGCGGCGGAGCCGTGGGGGTGGAGCGCAAGCAGTACATGTTCAGCATGCTGTCGACCGCCGAGGTCAACCAGATGTACGCCCAGTCCTATCAGAAAACCATGGGCGAGGCGAAAGCCCAGGGCGCTTTGGACAAGACCAGCAGCGATGCCAAGCGTCTCCAGGTCATTGCCGACCGCCTGATTGCCCAGGCGCCTGTGTTCCGCCCGGATTCGGCGCAGTGGAACTGGGAAGTCAACCTGATCAAGAGTGACGAGCTCAATGCCAACTGCGGGCCTGGCGGCAAGATCATGTTCTACACCGGCTTGATCGACCAGCTGAAACTGACCGACGCTGAAATCGCCGCGATCATGGGCCATGAAATCGCCCATGCCTTGCGCGAGCATGGCCGTGAAGCCATGTCCAAGGCCTATGGTATCGAAATGGCCAAGCAGGGCGCCGGCGCGATATTCGGCCTGGGCCAGGACAGCCTGGCGCTGGCCGACACCGTGGCCAACTACGGCATGACCTTGCCCAACAGCCGTGGCAACGAGAACGAAGCCGACCTGATCGGCCTCGAACTGGCCGCCCGCGCCGGCTACGACCCGAACGCCGCGATCACCCTGTGGAACAAGATGGCCAAGGCTTCGGAAGGCGCTCCGCCGGAATTCATGAGCACCCACCCATCGTCGAGCAGCCGGATCGCCTCGTTGCAAGCGGCGATTCCGAAGGTGATGCCGCTTTACCAGCAGGCCAAGAAGTAA
- a CDS encoding SOS response-associated peptidase, translating to MCGRYALFRWNPAFAALPGFPVDQKAQWNISPNDSVLMLRVGADGQRELARARWGLTPPWLTDLSRTPAHARAETVAEQPMFREALRLRRCLLPANGFYEWRGGSRKRPYWLTPGEGSSLFFAAIWEAYPVQEQVWLSTAVITQPAAGQRRPLILDEEGQRLWLDPETPLHALQGLLASEPGQLRERVLANMVNDPKLNGPECLTPA from the coding sequence ATGTGTGGACGTTATGCCCTGTTTCGCTGGAATCCCGCCTTCGCGGCCTTGCCCGGCTTCCCCGTCGATCAGAAGGCCCAATGGAACATTTCGCCCAACGATTCGGTGCTGATGCTGCGGGTTGGCGCCGACGGCCAGCGCGAATTGGCCCGGGCGCGCTGGGGGCTGACGCCGCCGTGGCTGACCGATCTGTCCCGTACTCCCGCCCACGCCCGGGCCGAAACCGTCGCCGAGCAACCGATGTTCCGCGAGGCCCTGCGTTTGCGCCGGTGCCTGCTGCCGGCCAACGGATTCTACGAATGGCGCGGTGGATCGCGTAAACGCCCGTACTGGCTGACGCCAGGAGAGGGTTCGTCGCTGTTTTTCGCGGCGATCTGGGAAGCGTATCCGGTGCAGGAACAGGTGTGGTTGAGCACGGCAGTCATCACCCAACCGGCGGCTGGCCAGCGTCGGCCATTGATTCTGGACGAAGAAGGCCAACGCCTCTGGCTTGATCCCGAGACACCGTTGCATGCCTTGCAAGGGCTGCTGGCGAGCGAGCCGGGGCAATTGCGCGAGCGGGTGTTGGCGAACATGGTCAACGACCCGAAACTCAATGGGCCGGAGTGCCTGACGCCGGCTTGA
- a CDS encoding putative signal transducing protein yields the protein MQRIYELENLMEGELLQGMLASEGITAHLVGRDLVGGAGELPMHGLLGLAVDDEQAQYARELIAAYNAALPVPGDEPDSYPGTLVC from the coding sequence ATGCAGCGAATCTACGAGTTGGAAAACCTGATGGAAGGCGAATTGCTCCAAGGCATGCTCGCCAGCGAAGGCATCACGGCACATCTGGTGGGCCGTGACCTGGTGGGTGGCGCGGGGGAGCTGCCGATGCACGGGCTGTTGGGGCTGGCGGTGGACGATGAACAGGCGCAATACGCCCGGGAGTTGATCGCCGCCTACAATGCCGCGCTGCCGGTGCCCGGCGATGAACCGGACAGTTACCCCGGAACGCTGGTCTGTTAG
- a CDS encoding CPXCG motif-containing cysteine-rich protein, whose protein sequence is MLEAAEYECPYCGEEVETSLDLSGGDQTYIEDCQVCCRPITFVLQVHGEEWHLEVFSENE, encoded by the coding sequence ATGCTGGAAGCCGCTGAGTATGAATGTCCATATTGTGGGGAAGAGGTAGAGACTTCATTGGATCTTTCCGGTGGCGACCAGACCTATATCGAAGACTGTCAGGTCTGCTGTCGGCCGATTACCTTCGTACTGCAAGTCCACGGTGAGGAGTGGCACCTCGAGGTCTTCAGCGAAAACGAATGA
- a CDS encoding 1-acyl-sn-glycerol-3-phosphate acyltransferase, translated as MMGEFDAIRPYDDSEVPAVLARLLSDKAFLDILTHFRFPRLAGAFGWMLKPLIAQKLRREFAGVTSVATLQDKVEFYVDHTIERATDGVTYTGVEQFKSGNAYLFIANHRDIVMDPAFVNYAVYHAGLPTPRIAIGDNLLQKPFVSDLMRLNKSFIVHRSITGRREKMAAYQLLSAYINHSIRNDCASIWIAQAEGRAKDGDDRTESAILKMFHMSRKDEPFGEVIRSLNLTPVSISYEYDPCDQAKARELYIRATTGTYTKAPGEDDVSIAKGITGYKGRVHVNFAAPITELFEDTKQLAAEMDRQILGGYRLFPVHYLAYAQWADADPQLQVPTAAEVFGAEELAKAQEEWQRRLDECPVEQRPFLVLQYATPVRNQYRVKAGLAL; from the coding sequence ATGATGGGCGAATTCGATGCCATCCGACCTTACGACGACAGTGAAGTCCCAGCAGTGCTGGCACGGCTGCTCAGCGACAAGGCGTTTCTAGATATCCTCACCCACTTCCGCTTCCCGCGCCTGGCCGGCGCGTTCGGCTGGATGCTCAAACCCCTTATAGCGCAGAAGTTGCGTCGAGAGTTCGCTGGTGTGACATCGGTCGCCACGTTGCAGGACAAAGTGGAGTTCTATGTCGACCACACCATCGAGCGCGCCACCGATGGCGTGACGTACACCGGGGTGGAGCAATTCAAATCCGGCAACGCTTACCTGTTCATCGCCAACCACCGCGACATTGTGATGGACCCGGCGTTCGTCAACTACGCCGTGTACCACGCCGGCCTGCCGACCCCGCGCATCGCCATTGGCGACAACCTGCTGCAGAAGCCGTTTGTCAGCGACCTGATGCGCCTGAACAAGAGTTTTATCGTGCACCGCTCGATCACCGGTCGCCGGGAAAAAATGGCGGCGTACCAGTTGCTGTCGGCGTACATCAACCACTCGATCCGCAACGATTGCGCCTCGATCTGGATCGCCCAGGCCGAAGGTAGGGCCAAGGACGGTGACGATCGCACCGAATCAGCGATCCTCAAGATGTTCCACATGAGCCGCAAGGACGAACCGTTCGGCGAAGTAATCCGCTCGCTGAACCTGACGCCGGTGTCGATCAGCTACGAATACGATCCGTGCGACCAGGCCAAGGCCCGCGAGTTGTACATCCGCGCCACTACCGGGACCTACACCAAGGCACCGGGCGAGGATGACGTCAGCATCGCCAAGGGCATCACTGGCTATAAAGGCCGGGTCCATGTGAATTTTGCCGCGCCGATCACCGAGCTGTTCGAGGACACCAAGCAACTGGCAGCGGAGATGGACCGGCAGATCCTCGGCGGTTATCGCCTGTTCCCGGTGCATTACCTGGCCTATGCCCAATGGGCCGACGCCGACCCGCAGCTACAGGTCCCGACGGCCGCCGAAGTGTTCGGTGCCGAAGAACTGGCGAAGGCCCAAGAGGAATGGCAGCGTCGACTGGATGAGTGTCCGGTGGAACAGCGACCGTTCCTGGTGCTGCAATATGCAACGCCGGTGCGTAACCAGTATCGGGTCAAGGCGGGGCTGGCGCTTTAA
- a CDS encoding YajG family lipoprotein translates to MLQRLLFGLIAVTSLTLVGCAHSPQQLNPEPKLNAQLAPVGRGQPVVVRVVDGRPSPTLGTRGGLYPETSVITVQGAQILPKLQAQAEAAVRLLGFTPTANAMNAPQLTVTLAELKYQSPKEGMYVTEATIGATFRSDVQNANRRYSGRYGASLDQRFGMAPNQDTNTKLVSDVLSDALTRLFKDPTIGQVLAE, encoded by the coding sequence ATGTTGCAACGCCTGTTGTTCGGTTTGATCGCCGTGACCAGTCTGACCCTCGTCGGCTGTGCCCACAGCCCGCAGCAACTTAACCCGGAACCCAAGCTCAACGCCCAATTGGCGCCGGTGGGCCGTGGCCAGCCGGTCGTGGTGCGTGTCGTGGACGGTCGTCCGTCGCCGACCCTCGGCACCCGCGGTGGGTTGTACCCTGAAACCAGCGTGATCACGGTGCAGGGCGCGCAGATCCTGCCGAAGTTGCAGGCCCAGGCCGAGGCGGCCGTGCGCCTGCTGGGCTTCACCCCGACCGCGAACGCCATGAACGCGCCGCAACTGACCGTGACCCTGGCGGAGCTGAAATACCAGTCGCCCAAGGAAGGCATGTACGTGACTGAAGCAACGATCGGCGCGACCTTCCGCTCCGACGTGCAGAACGCGAACCGTCGCTACAGCGGTCGTTACGGCGCTTCGCTGGACCAGCGCTTTGGCATGGCGCCGAACCAGGACACCAATACCAAGCTGGTCAGCGACGTGTTGAGCGATGCCCTGACCCGTCTGTTCAAGGACCCGACCATTGGTCAGGTGTTGGCAGAGTAA